CAGGAACGGACTATCTAGTTATCTGTCTAGCACCCAAGTTTGTAATGTAGATATCTACAAATAGCTCTAACAAACCATATCAAATGGAAATCAGGCCAACGGAAGGCTGTGCCAATCGAATGTCCAATTATCTCCCCTTTTCAAAGGCCAGAGCTCGCGAAATTGCGATTCCAAGCTACCCAGGTCTCTTGCCATGTCATAGGTTTCCTCATAACTTACTCTTGTGAGAATGAAGCGGTCACTTGGCCGCTCCAGTTTCCACGTTTTCGGCATCAAGCGCGAGAAATCGTCTAAGCCCCAAGGTAGCCTTCCTGATGTCCGAGGGACGACCGTGAGTGACTGTAGAGTTGAACAGTGGGATTCCTCGGTTATTTTTGCAAGTATCGCGCGCACCAACGCTTCATCGACGGCTCGATTGATCAAAAAGTCGCGGATGCTCTCGGTGCCATATGGGTTCTCCCTTGATTTGAAAGCGCAGTCTAACTCAATTGTTAGGTGTTTAAGGCGTACAAGCCTTAGAGCTTTGTATATGTTAATCTCGTTGGCGTCTCCCTGGGTCCTCTCGATGCGCACTGTGAGCGATGAGAGATTCGGACAGGCACTGCTGACCTCCTGAAGCATTTCCGGTGTAAttctccatcgccaactGTCTTGGCTGAGCTGAGGTACGAGGCCGAACCGTTTTAATCGTGGTCCATGACGCTGTATGGCAGCGTTGAATGATTTCTCAGAGTATGTACTTGAGAGATAGAGACTTTCAAGAGGAGGTAAACTGTAGAGAAAACCACCGGCAGCACTATCCATCCGATATGCTGTACCTTGACGATCTTCAATGTTCATTTTGTTAATACCAAGGTCCAAGGCTAGCGTTTTCAATGAGGAGAAGCGGTAGAGCGGTGCGTTTACAAGCAGGCGCTCATTTTGAAAGGTATGCAATTGGAGACCTTGAAGGTTGTGAAAGGGTATGATCTTGCTCCAGCCTTCTAGTTCATCCTTCGCCGTACCATCGGGGCTTGATCCAGCCATACCCAACACGCGGAGGCTAGAGAGGGTCCTGCTGGGTTGATTGTGGAAGCATTTTGGGAGCGTTGGTCGGGCACCGTGGGTTAGCCAGTAAGGGCTTGTGAAATCGGGAGGGCTGTAGCGTATATAGAGTTGCTCAAGACTTGGGGAAGCTCCAGCGGCCATCTGCATAAtagcctgttcctgaagtGAGTTTACTCCCTGGTTGACCTCACAAACAACACTAGACAGGGACCGTGAGGTTGCAAGAGTATGCTCATACTCATTGAGCTGGCCGTCTGCAGTGAGGCTCTTAAACCCACTGAATGCTCTAAGGTGTAGACGACAAGCCGGTATATCTTGATGCAAGACATTCAAGAAACAGACAGGAACCTCCACGCCAGTGATCCAAACGAAGTCCTCAAGCCCTGATAGCCTTCGGAGGAAAGAGGCTAGCGGTCTCCAGGTGTCTCTCTCTTGCGGTGGGTTAATCCCAATCCTTGATGGAGAGAAAAATAACAAAAAGTATGTATTTTTCAAACAGGACCATTCGTTCTCGTCGATGAACGCATGCCGATATTCGTCCGGCTCGCGCTCTTCTGGATCATCCATGTGGTCGTATTCGGATGATGGGCCCGTTCCGTTAATAGCTAGGTGGACGCTCAAACGCCGAACAAACGCAAAGGCTTCGTTGCGAGCCAAAATCTGCTCCCACCGTTCAATATGCACCTGCATACGCTTCTCCCCAAGGATAGTGAAATGGACATTTCGAAAGCGATGTCGGTTGGCAAGAGAGCAGCATCGCTTGTTCACAAGAGAGAGTGCGTGCACGCCCTGCAGATCTCCCTCGGCAAGCCGTCCGGTAATTTCAAGAAGGATCTCCAAAGGGAGAGATAGGAGAGGAGAAGCCATGGAAGGTTGTGGCATTGTTGCTCCAGACTGGGAAAGACGCGGGGTCTTATACAGTCTGCCACGTGATAACCCCGCCAGGGCCCTTCCTATTAGGGCATCCGGCCCTACCTTCCATAGTAGGAAGAGACTGTTGGGAAAGGAATTCCTCTTGATTCTCAAGTCTTTTCATTACCAAGCTCTAGAAGTACTACAACCCTTCCTTTCCCTTAATCCAAGAACTTTCTGATTTCCTTGCTCTCGTACATGATCCTCCACCCTCGGTTTCCGTCGCCATCAGCGTCCGGGTCATATTGGAACAAAGCAAACCCACGACACGTTTTGTCAACAAGGGCATATTCGTCAGGGTAACTCCATCTTAGCTTCCGATAGGGCCATACATGCTCCATTGGTCGTATTCCCAGAATATCAGCAATCTCGGCCTTAACCTCTTCGATTCGATTCGCATATTCCAACTCTGTCGTCGTCTCAATTGGTTCCTCCGTTGAAACATACGGAGTCATTATATGTAGTTCAGTCCCATCTTCAGGGTCGTTAAACAATTTCGGGTCAATGGGCGGGCCTTCTGGTGCTATGTAGCCCTTTGGATTTCTTCCCCTGGCTGTTACAGGGTTGGCTGGGGGTTCCGCCGTCCTCAGTGCTCTTAAAATCCTCTGCTGGAACTGCCTGTAGCTGACCATATGTTCGGTTCCGAACTGATCAGGGGCTGGGATAGGGGCACCAGGCACCCAGTCCGAGTCAGCATGGGAAAATGTCTCCCAAAAATGGGCCTGCCGGAGTTTGTAAGCACTCGGCCGCCGTCAAAAGGCCGACAGACCTACCATCCAGACAGCTCGGCGCGAGACCAAGGTAACCATTGTGCAGCCACATAGTCCTCCTGTACCCCATTGGAAAAGCTCGTCGCGAAACTGGGCTTGCCTCATGACCGCTCGCTCATCCGTAGCCGGATCGCCTTTGACCAGTTAATATAGTACTTTGCCGCGGCGTATGATGGAGCATGGATTATTTACCGTGAGAAAACTTCATGACTGGTCCATACACCGAATCCGCATGGCCTTTGCCTATCACGTTTGGGAGGTAAGAGTTCAATTGCCTTTCGCGCATTTCCCTCCCAAATCTCCTAGATCCTGGGACGCTATTGAAAGCCCTGGGGTCGATAGCCTTCTCAGCCGCATGTGGAAGCGAAAGAGTGATATTGTTGGCTTCGGGAATGTCTTCAAACTCCCGGCTCTCCAGGTTTCCTGCAGGCGACGGGCGACACATCCCTGCGCCGCAGGACTCGAGCTCACATCTTGCGTAGCATCCCAAATCTGCGATTCCGGCTTCATTCTGTCGGCGGGAAAGTCCCCAGTCCACCGGTGTGGTGCTAGACGAGCGTCAGGCTGCTTGGTGAATATAATCCAAGGGTTAGGGATCATACCCTCGGAGCGCTTGTACACTTGCAAGGAGAAAGATCAAGGGAAAGGAAACTAGCCAAGAACTAATAGCCACCATGACTGCAGGTCAACAGAGATACTTCTGTCCGTTATGAAACTGCAACTTTGGAGAGTATAGCTGGTGTATGATATATACCTACCTATATATAACTACCTATAATCCTGACCGAACAGCACGTATCCCAGCACCCCCTTTGGGCTGCTCACATGCACCGGGTTCCAACTGTACCAACACTGCcaagataaaaaaaaaaggtatcACAGGTACTCTGTACATCCTTGTTAGTCTATAGATTCTGGGCTCGGCGCTTCGCTTGCGTTGATAATGATTACTTTGCACGAATCACAGACATGAGCATAAAACTACGGCTGCTAGatctgttggagatagctggctagccaccagcctcaGGATCTACATGCTAGCCAAGCCAACCGCGGTGGGAGCATGTGCGCCGCTCCTAGAGCCAAGAAGGGGCCGAAAtgcatcctcatcacgaTTCGCGACTCATGGACGATGTGATGAGAGCCGGGGCCCACATGCCTCCAGACTTAGCCCTCACTCATAGTATTCCTAATGGCTACAGACCCTGCAATGCCACCCACGCTAGCGGGTGTTCCTAGAGTACTTTAGTAGTTCTTGTTGCCGCAGCACACTTGCATACCGGAGAGCGTGCCTGATGAGTATCTTTTACTATTCTAGGGAGGAATCGAACTGTGTGCGTTGTTGCCGCAGACCATGATTGGAGTTTATGGTTACATTGTTGGCTACGGAATCTGGCCCTGTAAGCGCTGTTGGTGATTCCTCCTGCATAAATTGACTATCCAACAAATGTCTCGGTCCTAGAGTGGCCATGTGAAGTGCTGGAGGGCAATACCTGGAGTGGTGCGCAGAGCAGACCAGAGCAGACCATCCTTGGATGGGGGAGCATCAATCAATCCATATAAACCAGAGCGTGCTCTCATCCGACTGGCAACGCATAGTCCGCTTCTAATCTAGCTTACTATACTTCAAGATGGCAGTCCTACGCCAGTACGGCCAGGGCATGGAAGCCCTATGCCTTTTCCTGGTTCTCGTGGCGTTGATGAACCATATGGTTGACGCTCAACTGACTTTCCCCCGCCGCTGCCCAGTTGCCTGCAATGAAACTTCTTCCCCTCAAGACTGGGCGCAATACCGCCGTCTCCAGGATCTGAGCCGCTGCGATCAGGATATCCTCTTTGACCTGAACATTTACAACGACGTCGATCACCACTCCCCAATACGGGCCTGTTCTCGGCCATCGATCGAGGTGCCCGAAGCCCCATCGAGACTGAGAAGGTGGCTCTCTTCACGAACATCCCAGCTCAAGCCCCGCAACGGAACTGCCGAGGGCCTCCAAGAGGCTCAGGAGACCATCCAAGTCCTGAAGTGGGATACTGCAACAGCCGAAGTCGACTCGGCGAGTGCTGTCTCTGCTGCGAGCGCCATATCGGAGCAGTTGCAGAATACTGCGGCAGGCTCCTCGGCATACCTCTTCGCCAAATCCGGCAATGCCTTGGTTGGTACCTTTGTGGGGGCCCAGTTCGAGAAAGATACTGCTGCCCGTCTGATCCAAGACTTCTTGGACAACGCGGTCAGCGGGAGATCGGGCCTGGGACGAGTTGGAGCCCAGATATGTGGCAGTAGTGAGCGTTCGTCGAGCACACGCACATTTGGCATTCTTGCGGACTCTGCTGCGAATCTAGCGGATGTCCAGCAGTCATTGCGCCAGTGGCACCAGGCCAAATGCATCTCTGCCCCTCGGAGCGGGCAGGGATGGAAATCCACGGTGAAAATGCTGCCAGCAAGAAAGGTCAGTGGTGGACGGGACTACTCGGTTgcgacaacagcagccgcTGGCGAGTGTACTGCAATCAAAGCTATTGCTGGCGATGGGTGCTATGCGCTCGCGGACCGATGTGACATCACCCAAGAAGAGCTCAAAAAGTACAATccgcaggaagaagacctgTGCAAGGCAATTCAGGCTGGGGAGCACTATTGCTGTTCAGCTGGAGATATGCCAGATTTCTCGCCACAGCCTGATAAGGACGGCAGCTGCAAGACATATAGGATCAAGGCCAAAGATAACTGCTACGAGATCAGCGAAGCAAACAGGATGACCAAAAAGCAAATCGAAGATCGCAACAAGAATAcctggggctggatgggCTGCGACAGTCTTACTGTAGGCAGTCTGATTTGCCTGAGTACGGGTGACCCCCCAATGCCTGCGCCTATCCCAAACGCTATCTGTGGGCCTCAGAAGCCTGGAACCAAGCAGCCCGAAGACATGTCGAACTTGGCAGATATAAACCCTTGTCCTCTGAAGACATGTTGCAATATTTGGGGCCAGTGCGGAATTACCGAAGAGTTCTGTACTGAGTCCCCCTCAGATACTGGAGCCCCAGGCACTGCTAAGCCAGGTTCAAACGGTTGTATCTCGAGCTGTGGATTGGACATCGTGAACAATGATGAGCCACCTTCTACGTTCATGAAGGTTGGGTACTTTGAAGCGTATAATCTTGATCGGGAATGCCTTCACATGCTGGTGAGTGAGATTGGCACTTTAAGAGTATCATGGTGCAAGGCGAACTGACACACTCCAGCCCCGACATATCGATAGTTCATACACTCATATTGTGAGTCGCGCcccttgcccttgctttGCTTCCTTCTGACGAGCCCAGCACTTTGCCTTTGCCGGTATCACCAAGGATTTCGACGTCGACCTCCTAGGCCTGGACGACATGTTCGAGGAGTTCAAGTCCATCAGAGCTGGAAAGCGCATTCTTTCCTTTGGCGGTTGGTCGTTTTCCACTGACTATGACTCGTTTCCTATTTTCCGAGAAGGTGTGACAGCAGAGCAAAGGCAAACCTTTGCGAACAATGTCGTTCAGGTAATTTCCCTTCTTCATCTGCGAGGGTTTGATCGCTCTAATTGTCGCCGCAGTTTATGGAAGACCACGAGCTTGACGGACTCGACTTTGACTGGGAGTACCCAGGGGCCCCTGATATCCCCGGGATACCGCCTGGATCTGATACAGACGGGCCAAACTATCTTGAGTTTCTGAGGCTTGTTCGCCAGAAGCTCCCAGAGGGCAAGGAGCTTGGGATTGCGGCGCCTGCTTCCTACTGGTATCTCCGTGGGTTTCCGATTGCAGAAATCAGTAAGGTGGtggattatattatttacaTGGCCTATGACCTACACGGACAATGGGACTACGGAAACGAATGGGCAGTGTAAGTGCTACATCTAGCTATCCTATTCCAATGCTTTGTATTAACCCAGATTCAGTGAGGGATGTCCGGCTGGAGACTGTCTCCGTTCCCATGTTAATCAAACTGAAATCGAGTACTCTCTAGCCATGGTTACAAAGGCAGGCGTTGCGGCTAATAAGTTAGTTATTGGAATGGCACTCTATGGAAGAAGCTTTCAGATGACAGATGCCGGTTGCTCCGGGCCAGACTGTACATTCAGTGGGCCAGAATCTGGAGCAAAGCCCGGAAAATGCACTGATACCCGGGGGTATATCTCTAACTATGAGATCCGCCGGGTCCTGGCAACGTCCTCCAATGCAAAACTAACTACAGATGACGCTGGGGGCGATCTGTTGATCTACGATGATGTGCAGTGGGTGTCATGGATGTCTGAAGAAAACTATCGCAAACGCGTGGAATGGGTTAAGAGCCTGAACATGGGAGGGACATCAGACTGGGCAGTAGACCTCGATGGCAACTACGCTGTTGGCGAGGGCCCTGATCCTGATGGGTTACCGGGCATGGTATACATCAGCCCGAGCATctatgaggaagacgaaccTGTCGTGCAATGCGAAAAGTTCCCCTGCACTTTTATCTTCCCCCCATGGCGGCTCGAATCTCCGACGACCATCAGTCCAAGCGCCACGACTCTTACATTTGAGGAATACTGGCATACCACGCAACCTCAGGGGTCTGGGCAATCCGCCGTCACCCGCACGGTGGGATCGCTGACTTCAACGGTCATCACGCCTTCGCCTCTTACATTGACTAGCATCGACGTTTGGAATGTGGTCGTTGAGGATACGGACGATACAGACAGCAAAGGCCTCATCTGGCTTACCAGCAGCATCATCCTACCGCCGATGACATTTACCAAATCCTTTTCAGACCAGCCGCCGGAAACCACCAGTACAACAGATAATCCGGTCTCACGACCACCCATTACCTGGACATGGAGCCCCGGGCCTTACCCTACCATGCCAGTTCCGAATGATGACAATCCAAACCCACACCCCCCTCTGCCTCCGGGTGATTATCCCGCCTCTGTTACGTTTAGCGAAGGCACTCCGAAGCCAACTTGCGCGCCGGACGAAGACTGCGGCGGTGGCTGTAGTTCAGATTGCGACGGAGAAAACGACAGCCACGGGTGTGTAATTTGCGGCTGTATTGGGGTTCCCGATGCATGTCCTCCTGGATTAGGCGGATGCGTTGGTACAggctgtggtggtggcggcggcggaggaggaggaggaggaggaggtggtggtggtggtggtgatggaggGGATGATAATCCTACAACATGCCAGACCAAAACAACAGCCTCCTGGTGCACGGAGCAATGCACTGTaacctccctccccagcaCCACGACAACAACCTGCAAGGAGAAATGCCCACGGACGTTCTCCGCATGCTCGGCAACCGACAGCACAACTACCAGCGACACCATAACGATTGCCTGTCCCTCGCCCACGCCCTTCACTGGCTCCCTCGGCTCTATATTGGCATACACAGGTGACTTCTCATACACGATGCGCGAGATTCCAGATCCcccagaagacgacgaggagccaACATCAACGGCGTCTACTCTGCCCGCGTGGCCAACCAAAACCATAACATCTCGCCCCGACGACCCCGACAACGACCCCAGCCTCGTTGGAAAGTGTCTGGCTGACCTGGACGGCTATCCGAGCTTCTCAAAAGACGATGCAGAGGATGCCATCCGGGGCCTATGTTACGGACAGTTCCAGGACACACTACGCTGGCCCGACCCCGGATTCATCGTATTGGGCGAAACCGCAGGTGCCTGGGTAGACTGGACGGACGACCAGCTGGAGTGCTCTCCCCACAGCAAGGGATGGGAACTAGGCGACTATTGCTGGAAGGTCTGCACGGAGTATATCCTGGCCCCATGTGACAACTGGGATGAGAAAGGGAAGTATTACGGGGGCGGGATAGTTCTTGACAATGAGCGCTTTGGCGGGTGTGTCCAGTTTGGAATTGTGCATACGAAGCTGATGGACGCGCTGGAACGGGCGAACAATGGC
This is a stretch of genomic DNA from Aspergillus puulaauensis MK2 DNA, chromosome 8, nearly complete sequence. It encodes these proteins:
- a CDS encoding uncharacterized protein (COG:S;~EggNog:ENOG410PP9I;~InterPro:IPR001810,IPR032675;~go_function: GO:0005515 - protein binding [Evidence IEA]), with protein sequence MPQPSMASPLLSLPLEILLEITGRLAEGDLQGVHALSLVNKRCCSLANRHRFRNVHFTILGEKRMQVHIERWEQILARNEAFAFVRRLSVHLAINGTGPSSEYDHMDDPEEREPDEYRHAFIDENEWSCLKNTYFLLFFSPSRIGINPPQERDTWRPLASFLRRLSGLEDFVWITGVEVPVCFLNVLHQDIPACRLHLRAFSGFKSLTADGQLNEYEHTLATSRSLSSVVCEVNQGVNSLQEQAIMQMAAGASPSLEQLYIRYSPPDFTSPYWLTHGARPTLPKCFHNQPSRTLSSLRVLGMAGSSPDGTAKDELEGWSKIIPFHNLQGLQLHTFQNERLLVNAPLYRFSSLKTLALDLGINKMNIEDRQGTAYRMDSAAGGFLYSLPPLESLYLSSTYSEKSFNAAIQRHGPRLKRFGLVPQLSQDSWRWRITPEMLQEVSSACPNLSSLTVRIERTQGDANEINIYKALRLVRLKHLTIELDCAFKSRENPYGTESIRDFLINRAVDEALVRAILAKITEESHCSTLQSLTVVPRTSGRLPWGLDDFSRLMPKTWKLERPSDRFILTRVSYEETYDMARDLGSLESQFRELWPLKRGDNWTFDWHSLPLA
- a CDS encoding uncharacterized protein (CAZy:GH18;~COG:G;~EggNog:ENOG410PIGP;~InterPro:IPR036861,IPR011583,IPR029070,IPR001223, IPR017853,IPR018392,IPR001579,IPR036779;~PFAM:PF00704;~SECRETED:SignalP(1-30);~go_function: GO:0004553 - hydrolase activity, hydrolyzing O-glycosyl compounds [Evidence IEA];~go_function: GO:0008061 - chitin binding [Evidence IEA];~go_process: GO:0005975 - carbohydrate metabolic process [Evidence IEA]), coding for MAVLRQYGQGMEALCLFLVLVALMNHMVDAQLTFPRRCPVACNETSSPQDWAQYRRLQDLSRCDQDILFDLNIYNDVDHHSPIRACSRPSIEVPEAPSRLRRWLSSRTSQLKPRNGTAEGLQEAQETIQVLKWDTATAEVDSASAVSAASAISEQLQNTAAGSSAYLFAKSGNALVGTFVGAQFEKDTAARLIQDFLDNAVSGRSGLGRVGAQICGSSERSSSTRTFGILADSAANLADVQQSLRQWHQAKCISAPRSGQGWKSTVKMLPARKVSGGRDYSVATTAAAGECTAIKAIAGDGCYALADRCDITQEELKKYNPQEEDLCKAIQAGEHYCCSAGDMPDFSPQPDKDGSCKTYRIKAKDNCYEISEANRMTKKQIEDRNKNTWGWMGCDSLTVGSLICLSTGDPPMPAPIPNAICGPQKPGTKQPEDMSNLADINPCPLKTCCNIWGQCGITEEFCTESPSDTGAPGTAKPGSNGCISSCGLDIVNNDEPPSTFMKVGYFEAYNLDRECLHMLPRHIDSSYTHIHFAFAGITKDFDVDLLGLDDMFEEFKSIRAGKRILSFGGWSFSTDYDSFPIFREGVTAEQRQTFANNVVQFMEDHELDGLDFDWEYPGAPDIPGIPPGSDTDGPNYLEFLRLVRQKLPEGKELGIAAPASYWYLRGFPIAEISKVVDYIIYMAYDLHGQWDYGNEWAVEGCPAGDCLRSHVNQTEIEYSLAMVTKAGVAANKLVIGMALYGRSFQMTDAGCSGPDCTFSGPESGAKPGKCTDTRGYISNYEIRRVLATSSNAKLTTDDAGGDLLIYDDVQWVSWMSEENYRKRVEWVKSLNMGGTSDWAVDLDGNYAVGEGPDPDGLPGMVYISPSIYEEDEPVVQCEKFPCTFIFPPWRLESPTTISPSATTLTFEEYWHTTQPQGSGQSAVTRTVGSLTSTVITPSPLTLTSIDVWNVVVEDTDDTDSKGLIWLTSSIILPPMTFTKSFSDQPPETTSTTDNPVSRPPITWTWSPGPYPTMPVPNDDNPNPHPPLPPGDYPASVTFSEGTPKPTCAPDEDCGGGCSSDCDGENDSHGCVICGCIGVPDACPPGLGGCVGTGCGGGGGGGGGGGGGGGGGGDGGDDNPTTCQTKTTASWCTEQCTVTSLPSTTTTTCKEKCPRTFSACSATDSTTTSDTITIACPSPTPFTGSLGSILAYTGDFSYTMREIPDPPEDDEEPTSTASTLPAWPTKTITSRPDDPDNDPSLVGKCLADLDGYPSFSKDDAEDAIRGLCYGQFQDTLRWPDPGFIVLGETAGAWVDWTDDQLECSPHSKGWELGDYCWKVCTEYILAPCDNWDEKGKYYGGGIVLDNERFGGCVQFGIVHTKLMDALERANNGTALRTITVGAAPRSTAGPDP